In Desulfobulbaceae bacterium, one DNA window encodes the following:
- a CDS encoding phospholipase — MTILIRRGDHRPGLKGLVALAAFVVLSGVALGVANAFVDEEKININIAGVSEIEKLPFVGKAKARAIVRYRDHNGSFETLDELRSVPDLGESTFLAIKPYLVLFNSTMAGGSREPGQKILTQPGQVRLLTDRDYFPVLERMIAQAERSIDLVMFVFKITDSSNNRAAALIEDLIKARKRGVMVTVLLENSGYDSDINSANKRVAARLKKQGVTVRFDSEKVTTHAKAVVIDRRYTLIGSHNFTSSALSKNHEASLLVDNQALASQLVDYMRGIR, encoded by the coding sequence ATGACGATCTTGATAAGGCGGGGTGATCATCGTCCGGGACTCAAAGGATTGGTGGCGCTTGCGGCATTCGTGGTTTTGTCGGGTGTTGCTCTTGGTGTGGCCAATGCTTTTGTCGATGAGGAAAAGATCAACATCAACATTGCGGGAGTCAGTGAGATCGAAAAGCTCCCTTTTGTCGGTAAGGCCAAGGCCCGGGCTATAGTTCGTTACCGGGATCATAACGGTTCTTTCGAAACCCTTGATGAACTGCGCTCGGTGCCGGATCTGGGAGAAAGCACTTTCCTGGCGATTAAGCCGTATCTGGTTCTTTTCAATTCGACCATGGCAGGGGGGAGTCGAGAGCCAGGTCAGAAGATTCTGACTCAGCCTGGTCAGGTGCGGCTCTTGACGGATCGGGACTATTTCCCGGTCCTTGAACGCATGATCGCTCAAGCCGAACGGAGCATTGATCTGGTCATGTTTGTGTTTAAAATCACCGATTCATCTAATAATCGCGCAGCCGCTTTGATTGAGGATTTGATCAAGGCCCGTAAGCGTGGAGTAATGGTCACTGTGCTGCTTGAAAATTCGGGCTACGACTCAGATATCAATAGTGCGAATAAACGGGTGGCTGCCCGTTTGAAAAAACAGGGGGTCACTGTCCGCTTTGATTCGGAAAAAGTGACTACCCACGCCAAAGCCGTGGTGATTGATCGTCGGTATACTCTGATTGGGAGCCATAACTTTACTAGCTCTGCCCTATCTAAGAACCATGAGGCTTCGCTGCTGGTTGATAATCAGGCTCTCGCCAGTCAGCTCGTGGATTATATGCGTGGTATCCGTTAA
- a CDS encoding zinc ribbon domain-containing protein produces MPIYEFYCDTCNTVFNFFSSRVNTSATPACPKCNKTLSRQISLFSTLGRAKDDDGMPDIDESRMERVMGELAQEAENINEDDPQQMARIMRRFSEKAGMNLGAGMEEVLSRMEAGEDPEAIEKEMGDILENEDPFTLESRKRKRGGGRSAPIRDETLYEL; encoded by the coding sequence ATGCCTATCTATGAATTCTATTGTGATACCTGCAATACCGTTTTCAACTTCTTCTCCAGCCGGGTCAATACCAGCGCCACTCCTGCCTGCCCCAAATGCAACAAGACCCTGAGCAGACAGATATCGCTGTTCAGTACTCTCGGCCGGGCAAAAGATGACGACGGCATGCCTGACATCGACGAAAGCCGGATGGAGCGCGTAATGGGAGAGTTGGCCCAGGAGGCAGAGAATATCAACGAAGATGACCCACAACAAATGGCCAGAATCATGCGCCGATTCAGTGAAAAAGCTGGAATGAACCTAGGCGCTGGGATGGAGGAGGTCTTGAGCCGGATGGAGGCGGGAGAAGATCCGGAAGCCATTGAAAAGGAGATGGGTGATATCCTCGAAAACGAAGACCCCTTTACCCTAGAATCCAGAAAGAGAAAACGAGGAGGAGGCCGAAGCGCCCCGATCCGCGATGAAACGCTCTACGAGCTTTAG